In Sulfitobacter sp. W027, a single window of DNA contains:
- a CDS encoding SufD family Fe-S cluster assembly protein: MAEAKLQETATEAMIASLSMPQGGWAQTAREDALARVRSMGLPQRRDEYWKFTRPDTLTQAEALPAAVFDHGDAPLFDSTDRLRIVFVDGVFDAEASDDLSLEGVKIERLAESNTDLHWARDLYGTLEKNGQTPVARPLAALNTAFATDGVLIHVTGSPSKPINLVYQHKSETSDAMLHHLVKLDAGAEVTLLENGPAAARFNTVMEVEVADTARFHHVRAQGRDHERRAATHLFTRLGTESLFKSFTVTVNGAMTRNECVIELTGDDASAHVAGACVGDGDFHHDDTVFITHDAVNCESRQVYKKVLRNGATGVFQGKILVKEGAQKTDGYQISQSLLLDGDSQFLAKPELEIYADDVACSHGSTSGAIDEEALFYLRARGVSHNEATDLLTLAFLAEAVEEIEAEGLREEINGRLSSWLERRSS, encoded by the coding sequence ATGGCCGAAGCGAAACTGCAAGAAACCGCAACCGAAGCGATGATCGCGTCGCTGAGCATGCCACAGGGTGGCTGGGCGCAGACGGCGCGTGAAGACGCGCTGGCGCGGGTCCGGTCCATGGGCCTGCCACAGCGCCGTGATGAATATTGGAAGTTCACCCGCCCGGATACGCTGACACAGGCCGAGGCACTGCCTGCCGCAGTTTTCGACCACGGCGATGCGCCGTTGTTTGACAGCACCGACCGTCTGAGGATTGTCTTCGTCGATGGCGTGTTCGACGCGGAAGCCTCCGATGACCTTTCGCTGGAAGGAGTAAAGATCGAGCGTTTGGCCGAATCCAATACCGATCTGCACTGGGCGCGCGACCTCTATGGGACGCTGGAAAAGAACGGCCAGACCCCGGTCGCACGGCCCCTCGCGGCGCTGAACACAGCCTTCGCCACGGATGGTGTGTTGATCCATGTCACCGGCAGCCCAAGCAAACCGATCAATCTGGTTTATCAACACAAATCAGAGACTTCTGACGCGATGTTGCATCATTTGGTAAAGCTCGACGCCGGGGCCGAAGTGACCCTATTGGAAAACGGCCCCGCCGCTGCACGCTTCAACACAGTGATGGAAGTTGAGGTGGCCGACACCGCGCGCTTCCACCACGTCCGCGCACAGGGCCGCGACCATGAACGCCGTGCGGCGACGCATCTGTTTACCCGCCTCGGCACCGAATCCCTGTTCAAGAGCTTCACCGTCACTGTCAACGGCGCGATGACGCGCAATGAATGCGTGATCGAACTGACCGGCGATGATGCCTCGGCCCATGTGGCGGGTGCCTGTGTCGGCGATGGTGATTTCCACCACGATGATACGGTTTTCATCACCCATGACGCGGTGAACTGCGAGAGCCGTCAGGTCTATAAGAAGGTGCTGCGCAACGGCGCAACCGGCGTGTTCCAAGGCAAGATCCTCGTCAAAGAAGGCGCGCAGAAGACCGATGGCTACCAGATCAGCCAGTCGCTGCTGCTGGATGGCGACAGCCAGTTCCTCGCCAAGCCGGAGCTCGAAATCTACGCTGACGACGTGGCCTGCTCGCATGGGTCCACATCGGGCGCGATCGACGAGGAGGCGTTGTTTTATCTGCGCGCGAGGGGTGTGTCGCACAACGAGGCCACCGACCTTCTGACCCTCGCTTTCCTCGCCGAAGCGGTTGAGGAGATCGAAGCCGAGGGTCTGCGCGAGGAGATCAACGGGCGTCTCAGCTCGTGGTTGGAGCGTCGTAGCAGCTGA
- the sufC gene encoding Fe-S cluster assembly ATPase SufC, with product MLSIKNLHVKLEEEDKQILKGVDLEVEAGKVHAIMGPNGSGKSTLSYVLSGKDGYEVTEGSATLEGNDLLELEPEERAAAGLFLAFQYPVEIPGVGNMTFLRTAVNAQRKARGEEEMSAADFLKVIRAKAKDLKIDADMLKRPVNMGFSGGEKKRNEILQMAMLEPKMCILDETDSGLDVDAMKLVAEGVNALRTEGRGFLVITHYQRLLDHIKPDVVHIMSDGRIIKTGGPELALEVENNGYADILSEVV from the coding sequence ATGCTGAGCATCAAAAACCTGCACGTGAAACTGGAAGAAGAGGACAAGCAGATCCTCAAAGGCGTCGATCTGGAAGTCGAAGCCGGCAAGGTGCATGCCATCATGGGGCCGAACGGCTCGGGCAAGTCCACGCTGAGCTATGTGCTGTCGGGCAAAGACGGCTACGAAGTCACCGAAGGCTCCGCCACGCTCGAAGGCAATGACCTGTTGGAACTGGAACCAGAAGAGCGCGCTGCAGCGGGCCTCTTCCTTGCTTTCCAGTATCCGGTCGAAATCCCCGGCGTCGGTAACATGACCTTCCTGCGCACCGCGGTAAACGCTCAGCGCAAGGCCCGCGGCGAAGAGGAAATGTCGGCGGCTGACTTCCTCAAGGTGATCCGCGCCAAGGCGAAGGACCTTAAGATCGACGCCGACATGCTCAAGCGCCCTGTCAACATGGGCTTCTCGGGTGGTGAGAAAAAGCGCAACGAAATCCTGCAGATGGCGATGCTTGAACCAAAGATGTGCATCTTGGACGAAACCGACTCCGGTCTTGATGTGGACGCGATGAAATTGGTCGCCGAGGGCGTCAACGCATTGCGTACCGAAGGCCGTGGCTTCCTCGTGATCACCCACTACCAGCGCCTGCTGGACCATATCAAGCCAGACGTCGTGCACATCATGTCCGACGGCCGCATTATCAAGACCGGCGGACCCGAGCTGGCGCTTGAAGTCGAAAACAACGGTTACGCCGACATCCTCTCCGAGGTGGTGTAA
- a CDS encoding YIP1 family protein, protein MAVTSDIVATYRGPGKVMSGLLAQGRNEVRLLMFALMAGLLIFVALSPYQARAAHLDPEGPLSVRQYWSAFFWIFLMPLLLYGFAAMIWAISRIAGQRLTGYAVRLTLVWSLLASSPILLLLGLSLGFIGPGLQAQIVGLVWLAVFFWFWVSGLLAAQRG, encoded by the coding sequence ATGGCTGTGACCAGCGATATCGTGGCGACCTATCGCGGCCCCGGCAAAGTGATGTCGGGGCTGCTGGCGCAAGGCCGCAACGAAGTGCGCTTGCTGATGTTCGCGCTGATGGCGGGGCTGCTGATTTTCGTGGCCCTGTCTCCGTACCAGGCGCGTGCGGCGCATCTTGATCCCGAAGGCCCACTCTCGGTCCGGCAGTATTGGAGCGCGTTCTTCTGGATCTTCTTGATGCCGCTGCTGCTCTACGGCTTTGCCGCGATGATCTGGGCGATCAGCCGCATCGCGGGGCAGCGGCTCACCGGCTATGCGGTGCGGTTGACCTTGGTTTGGTCGCTCCTCGCCTCGTCGCCGATCCTGCTGCTGCTGGGCCTTTCGCTTGGCTTCATCGGGCCGGGCCTTCAGGCCCAGATCGTGGGGCTGGTCTGGTTGGCGGTGTTTTTCTGGTTCTGGGTTTCGGGCCTCCTTGCGGCGCAGCGGGGTTGA
- a CDS encoding YIP1 family protein, translated as MNSETLIPLVQTTLRAPRAAAQHIAALPLGREVIWTALALVAALNALVISAMFAIAPPAMALPGYFQSPLILFALLVGLMLLYVHALSWVGRAMGGQGAVEPLLAAVVWLQALRLCAQLGILLLTLALPPVALLASFVVTFWGLWILLNFVAELLHLPGLLHAAAVLAGAALGVLLGLGLLLSLIGLTAQGV; from the coding sequence ATGAACAGTGAAACCTTGATCCCGCTGGTGCAGACTACGCTGCGCGCCCCCCGCGCGGCGGCCCAGCATATCGCTGCTCTGCCTTTGGGGCGTGAGGTAATCTGGACCGCGCTTGCTTTGGTGGCGGCGCTTAACGCGCTGGTGATTTCTGCCATGTTCGCCATTGCGCCGCCGGCCATGGCCTTGCCCGGCTATTTCCAATCGCCCCTGATCCTCTTTGCGCTGCTGGTGGGGCTGATGCTGCTTTATGTCCATGCGTTGTCTTGGGTTGGCCGGGCGATGGGCGGGCAGGGCGCGGTCGAGCCGCTCTTGGCCGCTGTTGTGTGGCTACAAGCGCTGCGGCTTTGCGCGCAACTGGGGATCTTGCTGCTGACATTGGCATTGCCGCCTGTCGCGCTGCTGGCCTCTTTCGTTGTTACTTTTTGGGGTCTTTGGATCTTGCTGAATTTCGTGGCCGAACTGCTGCATCTGCCGGGGCTGTTGCATGCCGCCGCCGTGCTGGCGGGGGCCGCGCTTGGGGTCTTGCTGGGTCTTGGCCTCTTGCTGTCTTTGATCGGGCTCACTGCCCAAGGAGTTTAA